GTGGGCGAACTGACGCAGCCGGACATGGCGAAGGCCGATGCCACAAGCGGCGCCAGCAGCGCGGCGCGCGCAAACGTTCTTTCGGTCATGCCAAAAAGTCCCACTCTAAAGCCTTTCGGTCGCCACCGGCCACAGGGGCGCGGTCCCCTTCTTCCCCGCATTTGCGATGGAAATCCGGCGACAATTTGTCTGCCGGAGTGCCGCGTGTTTACCTCAACCGCTTATCAAGGGCAACGCGCGGACGGATTTGCGCCGCCCGGCGTGGCACTTTTGCACTTGTTTGATGGTGCATGTCGTTGTCCCAAAACCGCCGCACACTTTTGGACGACATGCAGCTAGAGCCGCCCAAGCGCTTTGAGCTCGTGCAGCACAGCCGCGTCGCGGGCCGAGACGTCCGGGAATTCCGGGTCCTGCCCGACATCGGCCGTGTAGCGCCAGGAGCGCGCACATTTGACCAGACCGCGATCCTCGGCCTTTTCCACGACCACAGCGACGCCCTTGACATCGTCGAGAGTGAAAGCGCCCTCAGGCGCCGTGCCGTGCTGGATGACGAGGTCGCTGGTGATCGCCATCTCGGCCATGTCCACATCGGCGATCGCGGCTTCCAGGGCGGCGTCGTCGATGGTGACCACCGGCACGGCTTCCAGCGAGGAACCGATCAGTTTTTCCGCGCGAGCGATCTCGAGCGCGCCGGTGACGACGCGGCGCACCTGCCGGACCTTGCGCCACTTCTCGGCCAGCGCCTCGTTGCGCCAGTTTTCCGGGATCCTCGGGAACTGGTCGAGATGCACCGAGACGGCATCCGGGTGACGGTCGAGCCAGGCCTCCTCCATGGTGAAGGGCAGCATCGGCGACAGCCACTTCACCAGGCATTCGAAAAGGTGGCGCACGACCTGCACGGCCGCCTTGCGGCGCAGGCTGGATGGGGCGTCGCAATAGAGCGCGTCCTTGCGAATGTCGAAGTAGAAGGCCGAGAGCTCGACCACCATGAAGTCCAGCAGCACGCGGGTGATGCGCTTGAACTCGAAGGCGTCGTAGCCCTGGCGCACCACCTCGTCGAGCTCGGATAGCCGGTGCAGCATCAGCCGCTCCAGCTCCGGCATGGTCTCCAACGGCACGTCCTCGCCATCGTCATGGGCCAGCGTGCCCAGCATCCAGCGGATCGTGTTCCTGAGCTTGCGGTAGGCGTCGATATTGGTCTGCAGCACGTTCTTGCCGAGCCGCTGGTCTTCCCAATAGTCGGTCGTCACCACCCAGAGCCTGAGGATATCGGCGCCGGACTGTTTTATCACGTCCTGCGGCACGACGGTGTTGCCGAGCGACTTCGACATCTTGCGGCCTTCCTCGTCCATGGTGAAACCATGGGTGATGACCGTGTCGTAGGGCGCCCTGCCCCTGGTGCCGCAGCTTTCGAGCAACGAGGAATGGAACCAGCCGCGGTGCTGGTCGGAACCTTCGAGATAGACGTCGGCCGGCCATTTGAGATCCGGACGATCCTCCAGCGTGAAGACATGCGTCGAGCCGGAATCGAACCAGACATCGAGGATGTCCCTGACCTGGTGCCATTTCGATGCGTCGTGATTGCCGAGGAAACGTTCCTTGGCGCCGGGCGCGAACCAGGCGTCGGCGCCCTCCTTCTCGAAGGCGTCCATGATGCGCTGGTTGACGGCCTCGTCCTTCAGCACGTTGCCGTCCTCGTCGGCAAAGACGGCGATCGGCACGCCCCAGGCGCGCTGGCGCGACAGCACCCAGTCGGGCCGTTCCTCGATCATGGCACGAATGCGGTTCTGGCCCGCCGCCGGCACGAAGCGGGTGTCGTCGATCGCCTTCAGCGCGCGGCTGCGCAGCGTCGTGCCGTCGCCGAGGTCCTTGTCCATATAGACGAACCATTGCGGCGTGTTGCGGAAGATGACCGGCTTCTTCGAGCGCCAGGAATGCGGATAGCTGTGCTTCAGCCGGCCGCGCGCGAAGAGCGCGTTGCGCTTGATCAGCTCGTCGATGACCGCCTGGTTGGCGTTGCCCTTCTTGCCGCTGTCGTCGATGACGCGCGCGGCACCGCCCTCGCGGTCCGGGCCGAAGCCGGGCGCGTCCTTGGTGAAGAAGCCTGCGTCGTCGACCGGGAACGGGATCGTGGTGTCGACGCCGCGCTTGAGCAGCTCTGCCACCGCATCCATCCAGGCATCGAAGTCCTCGCGACCGTGGCTGGGCGCGGTGTGCACGAAGCCGGTACCGGCGTCGTCGGTGACATGCTCGCCGGCAACCATCGGCACCGGGAATTCGTAGCCGCCGCCGAGGCCCTTGAAGGGATGCGAAAGCGTAAGGCTTGCAAGCTGTTCGCTTGAGACGCTGTGAAGCCGGTTCAAGGTGACCTTGGCCTTGGCGGCGCTTTCATCGGCGAGCGCGTCGGCGAAGATCAGCTTCTCGCCGGGCTGCGGGCCGAAGGCGTTTTCCGCCGCCGTGACCTCGTAAAGACCGTAGCCGACGCGCGGCGAATAGCTGACGGCGCGGTTGCCGGGGATGGTCCAGGGCGTCGTCGTCCAGATGACGACATGCGCCTCGACGAGATCGAGCGCGGTCTCGCTCAATGCCGGTGTCGTGTCGGCGCCGGCGACCGGCTGGGCGAGACTGGCGACCGGGAACTTCACCCAGATCGTGTCGCTCTCATAGTCCTGGTACTCGACCTCGGCCTCGGCGAGCGCGGTGCGCTCGACGACGCTCCACATCACCGGCTTGGAGCCGCGATAGAGCTGGCCGGACATGGCGAACTTCAACAGCTCGCCGGCGATCCGCGCCTCGGCGTGGTAGGCCATGGTGGTGTAGGGATTGTGGAAATCGCCGATGACGCCGAGGCGCTGGAACTCGTCGCCCTGCACCTTGATCCAATGCTGGGCGAAGTCGCGGCATTCCCTGCGGAACTCGTTGACCGGCACCTCGTCCTTGTTCTTGCCCTTGGCGCGATACTGCTCCTCGATCTTCCATTCGATCGGCAGGCCGTGGCAGTCCCAGCCGGGCACGTAATTGGCGTCGTAGCCGCGCATCTGGAAGGACCGGTTGATGACGTCCTTGAGGATCTTGTTCAGCGCATGGCCGATATGGATGTTGCCGTTGGCGTAGGGCGGGCCGTCATGCAGCACGAATTTCTCGCGCCCGGCGGCCTCTTCGCGCAGCTTGCGGTAAAGGTCTAAGTCCTGCCAGCGCTTGACCAGCACCGGTTCCTTCTCGGGCAGGCCCGCGCGCATCGGGAAATCCGTCCGCGGCAGGTAAAGCGTGCTGGAATAGTCGATCGTTTCAGCGGTATCGGTCACTGGGGTGTCGGTCATCGATCTGTCATCTCAATTGCCCGGCGGCGGGCGCTCGGGCGCTGAAGTATCATGTTCTGGAAAAAGCGCGAGGGGCGCGCGCGAAACTTCCCGGCGGCTCCGGCGGCGCTCAGGCCGCCCGGAACACCGGGCCCGTAATTCGTATCGCGATCGCGAAAAGGCGCGAAAAGCTCGTCATGGCGTGGCTTTTAGCGGATGGCGCGGCAGGAATAAAGCGCGGATTTCAAGGCAGAGCGCTGGTTTCTTGCCGCATGCCATCTGATTTGCTCGAGCCCTGGTTTCGGGTTCTGCGGTCGTTGCTTGTAGGCGTCTTCGCACGAACAAGGATTATATTCCTTTCTTTGGAAAAATCGGCTATCGATCTAAATTCCGAGGTGCGGCGAAATTCGCTGAGCGCTTTGAGGACAAACGTGACCACAAAGACTGCCGATCAGTCGCGCGCTGACTGTGAGATCGCCATGGGTCAGGAGCTCGGCGCTATCTATGCCGAACTCATACAAGAGCTATCGAACATCTATTTGGTCTGGGGCCAATACAAAATCTTATTCGGGACAAGGGAATCGCGAGTCGACCTCTTGAACAGCGCTGCCGGCGGTTTCTTTGGCCTCATCCAAGACAACATCTGGCATCAGGTGCTGCTTTCCATCTCGCGCCTGACCGACAGGCCGACGATCGCCGGACATGCGACTCTTACCGTGCGGCGGCTGGCAGACCTCATTGCCGATCAGACCACGGCCGAAGCCGTCAGAGCCGAAGTCGATCTCGCCATGAAGGCTCAGGAGTTCTGTCGTGACTGGCGAAACAACTTGATCGGCCACAACAATCT
The window above is part of the Mesorhizobium sp. WSM4904 genome. Proteins encoded here:
- the ileS gene encoding isoleucine--tRNA ligase — protein: MTDTPVTDTAETIDYSSTLYLPRTDFPMRAGLPEKEPVLVKRWQDLDLYRKLREEAAGREKFVLHDGPPYANGNIHIGHALNKILKDVINRSFQMRGYDANYVPGWDCHGLPIEWKIEEQYRAKGKNKDEVPVNEFRRECRDFAQHWIKVQGDEFQRLGVIGDFHNPYTTMAYHAEARIAGELLKFAMSGQLYRGSKPVMWSVVERTALAEAEVEYQDYESDTIWVKFPVASLAQPVAGADTTPALSETALDLVEAHVVIWTTTPWTIPGNRAVSYSPRVGYGLYEVTAAENAFGPQPGEKLIFADALADESAAKAKVTLNRLHSVSSEQLASLTLSHPFKGLGGGYEFPVPMVAGEHVTDDAGTGFVHTAPSHGREDFDAWMDAVAELLKRGVDTTIPFPVDDAGFFTKDAPGFGPDREGGAARVIDDSGKKGNANQAVIDELIKRNALFARGRLKHSYPHSWRSKKPVIFRNTPQWFVYMDKDLGDGTTLRSRALKAIDDTRFVPAAGQNRIRAMIEERPDWVLSRQRAWGVPIAVFADEDGNVLKDEAVNQRIMDAFEKEGADAWFAPGAKERFLGNHDASKWHQVRDILDVWFDSGSTHVFTLEDRPDLKWPADVYLEGSDQHRGWFHSSLLESCGTRGRAPYDTVITHGFTMDEEGRKMSKSLGNTVVPQDVIKQSGADILRLWVVTTDYWEDQRLGKNVLQTNIDAYRKLRNTIRWMLGTLAHDDGEDVPLETMPELERLMLHRLSELDEVVRQGYDAFEFKRITRVLLDFMVVELSAFYFDIRKDALYCDAPSSLRRKAAVQVVRHLFECLVKWLSPMLPFTMEEAWLDRHPDAVSVHLDQFPRIPENWRNEALAEKWRKVRQVRRVVTGALEIARAEKLIGSSLEAVPVVTIDDAALEAAIADVDMAEMAITSDLVIQHGTAPEGAFTLDDVKGVAVVVEKAEDRGLVKCARSWRYTADVGQDPEFPDVSARDAAVLHELKALGRL